From one Amaranthus tricolor cultivar Red isolate AtriRed21 chromosome 17, ASM2621246v1, whole genome shotgun sequence genomic stretch:
- the LOC130804276 gene encoding uroporphyrinogen decarboxylase — translation MSCIYGSNCFVSSFSAYSFSNPRLSSSQNSKSSSIQCTAGGVVADSKGATTSEPLLLNAVKGLDVERPPVWLMRQAGRYMKSYQAICEKYPSFRERSENVDLVVEISLQPWEVFKPDGVILFSDILTPLSGMNIPFDIVKGKGPVIFDPLRTQEDVDRVREFVPEESVPYVGNALTILRKEVDNKAAVLGFVGAPFTLASYVVEGGSSKHFSKIKRLAFSDPKVLHALLQKFATSMANYVKYQADHGAQAVQIFDSWATELSPVDFEEFSLPYLKQIVDSVKSTHPNLPIILYASGSGGLLERLPLTGVDVVSLDWTVDMAEGRKRLGSDVAVQGNVDPGVLFGSKEFITSRIMDTVKKAGRGKHILNLGHGIVVGTPEENVAHFFEVAKNIRY, via the exons ATGTCTTGCATCTATGGAAGTAATTGCTTTGTATCTTCCTTCTCGGCTTATTCTTTTTCCAATCCAAGACTTTCATCATCACAAAATTCTAAATCTTCTTCAATTCAATGCACTGCTGGAG GTGTAGTAGCAGACTCAAAGGGAGCAACTACATCTGAACCCTTGTTGCTAAATGCTGTGAAAGGATTGGATGTTGAAAGACCACCAGTTTGGTTGATGAGGCAAGCTGGGAGATACATGAAG AGTTACCAAGCTATCTGTGAGAAGTATCCTTCATTTCGTGAAAGATCGGAAAATGTTGATCTTGTTGTCGAAATATCTTTGCAACCATGGGAAGTCTTCAAGCCCGATGGA GTTATTCTATTTTCGGACATTTTGACCCCACTCTCGGGAATGAATATACCTTTTGACATTGTGAAAGGAAAGGGTCCGGTCATATTTGATCCTCTACGTACGCAGGAAGACGTTGATCGGGTTAGAGAGTTTGTTCCGGAGGAGTCCGTTCCATACGTTGGGAACGCCTTGACAATTTTGAGGAAAGAG GTCGACAATAAAGCTGCAGTTCTCGGTTTTGTTGGGGCTCCTTTTACCCTTGCATCATATGTAGTTGAAGGTGGCTCATCAAAGCACTTCAGCAAAATTAAACGATTGGCTTTCTCTGATCCGAAG GTTTTACATGCTCTTCTTCAGAAATTTGCGACATCTATGGCAAATTATGTCAAGTACCAAGCAGATCACGGTGCACAAGCTGTTCAAATCTTCGACTCATGGGCAACTGAGCTCAGTCCGGTAGACTTTGAAGAGTTCAGCTTACCGTACTTGAAACAGATAGTTGATTCTGTTAAATCTACTCATCCGAATCTTCCAATCATACTCTACGCTAGTGGGTCTGGTGGATTGCTAGAACGGCTGCCTTTAACTGGTGTCGATGTAGTGAGCTTGGATTGGACAGTCGACATGGCGGAAGGTAGGAAACGGTTAGGATCTGACGTTGCGGTGCAAGGTAATGTGGACCCTGGTGTGCTTTTTGGGTCGAAAGAATTCATAACAAGTCGGATAATGGATACAGTGAAAAAAGCCGGTAGAGGGAAACACATTTTAAATCTCGGTCATGGGATTGTTGTAGGTACACCCGAAGAGAATGTCGCTCATTTCTTTGAAGTTGCCAAGAATATTAGATACTAA
- the LOC130804027 gene encoding 40S ribosomal protein SA-like, with amino-acid sequence MEADAARGLSQKEQDIQMMLAADVHLGTKNCDFQMERYTHKRRSDGIHIINVGKTWEKLHIAARVIVAIENPQDIIVQSARPYGQRAVLKFAQYTGAQAIAGRHTPGTFTNQLQTSFCEPRLLILTDPRTDHQPIKEGSLGNIPTIAFCDTDSPMRYVDIAIPANNKGKNSIGCLFWLLARMVLQMRGTIRIGQKWDVMVDLFFYREPEAPKTAEEEDAVAVADYVDYNAAAPFAADWGDAPLPEGIAAPEPILPVAGEVISAPGAPVSISDGWEEVAAPPASGWQ; translated from the exons ATGGAGGCAGACGCAGCAAGAGGATTATCCCAGAAGGAGCAAGACATCCAAATGATGCTTGCCGCCGATGTTCATTTAGGTACCAAAAATTGTGACTTTCAAATGGAACGCTACACCCACAAACGCCGCTCTGATG GTATTCACATTATTAATGTGGGAAAGACATGGGAGAAACTTCATATAGCTGCTAGAGTTATTGTTGCTATTGAGAACCCTCAGGACATCATCGTTCAGTCAGCCAGACCATATGGTCAGAGAGCTGTACTTAAGTTTGCTCAATACACTGGAGCCCAGGCTATTGCTGGAAGGCATACTCCTGGAACCTTCACCAATCAACTTCAAACTAGTTTCTGTGAGCCTCGCCTGCTCATTTTGACTGATCCACGTACTGACCATCAG CCCATCAAAGAAGGTTCACTTGGGAATATCCCCACCATTGCTTTCTGTGATACTGATTCCCCAATGCGTTATGTTGACATTGCTATCCCTGCTAATAACAAAGGAAAGAACAGCATTGGGTGTTTGTTCTGGTTGCTGGCTAGAATGGTTCTTCAAATGCGTGGTACCATTCGGATTGGACAGAAGTGGGATGTGATG GTGGACTTGTTCTTCTACAGGGAGCCCGAAGCACCAAAGACTGCCGAGGAGGAAGATGCTGTAGCTGTTGCTGACTATGTGGACTATAATGCTGCTGCCCCTTTTGCTGCTGATTGGGGTGATGCCCCTCTTCCAGAGGGGATTGCTGCGCCTGAGCCAATTCTTCCAGTTGCTGGCGAGGTTATTTCTGCTCCAG GTGCACCAGTTTCAATCTCTGATGGTTGGGAAGAGGTTGCTGCTCCACCTGCCTCTGGATGGCAATGA